The proteins below come from a single Biomphalaria glabrata chromosome 10, xgBioGlab47.1, whole genome shotgun sequence genomic window:
- the LOC106074573 gene encoding protein lin-7 homolog C-like produces MAALSEPLTLEKDINRAIELLDILQKDGQFPVAKLQALQRVLQSDFLHAVREVYENVYDTVDISGSADVRANATAKATVAAFAASEGHAHPRVVELPKTDEGLGFNVMGGKEQNSPIYISRIIPGGVADRHGGLKRGDQLLSVNGESVEGEYHEKAVELLKIAHGTVKLVVRYTPRVLDEMEARFDKQRAANRRPPPQ; encoded by the exons ATGGCCGCGTTATCAGAACCATTGACTCTTGAAAAAg ATATAAATCGTGCTATAGAATTATTGGATATTCTTCAGAAAg ATGGACAGTTTCCTGTGGCTAAACTTCAGGCACTGCAGAGGGTCCTACAAAGTGATTTCTTACATGCTGTAAGAGAAGTTTATGAGAATGTTTATGACACTGTAGACATAAGCGGCAGTGCTGACGTCAGGGCCAATGCTACCGCTAAG GCAACTGTGGCTGCCTTTGCTGCTAGTGAGGGACATGCTCACCCCAGAGTTGTCGAGCTTCCCAAGACAGATGAAGGCCTAGGGTTCAATGTCATGGGTGGGAAAGAGCAGAACTCCCCCATTTATATTTCCAGAATTATTCCAGGAGGCGTGGCTGACAGGCATGGTGGATTGAAGAGGGGTGATCAACTATTGTCAGTCAATGGAGAG TCTGTGGAAGGAGAGTATCATGAGAAGGCTGTTGAACTTCTGAAAATTGCTCATG GAACTGTGAAACTAGTGGTGCGATACACTCCTAGAGTGTTAGATGAAATGGAAGCACGCTTTGACAAACAGAGGGCAGCAAATCGCAGACCTCCTCCTcaataa
- the LOC106068286 gene encoding uncharacterized protein LOC106068286 isoform X1, whose translation MTSLWLVMSIIALCWPPGLLAQTSLNFVKYDVIICVDSSVTIGLDNFRALLKSVLTEYIETWPIGEDAVKVGVIAFSTTLEVISMTGNLTLLEQKVPLMYYEGRSTNTHLALDQANTMFISNGRTGVPKALILLTDGRARLPDKAFESAQVLRNNSVSVWAIGVGTKYSLWELQQITANITRVNSTSTFSQLTPVDLGIPLVQVESSSTSTVIPPATTSTAMSSSTDTAATLTSTSSVSTTIQPSTSPSFSVTSASKASSNTEKLITTSDKPVSTATQSLDISMTATSQASLIAATSASAITSTPTSAPTSTPTSTPTSTPTSTPILTSFTPTVSIISSTPILFSFTSASNILTTSIPYNSIATLTSAIPSSTTVPSNSIGISASTIPSSTTVPSNSIGISASTIPSSTIVPSNSIGISASTIPSSTTVPSNSIATSTSAIPSSTTVPFNSIGISASTIPSSTIVSSNSIGISASTIPSSTTVPSNSIRISASTIPSSTIVPSNSIGISASTIPSSTIVPSNSIGISASTISSSTTVPFNSIGISASTIPSSTIVPSNSIGISASTIPSSTTVPSNSIQISASTIPSSTIVPSNSIGISASTIPSSTIVPSNSIGISASTISSSTTVIFNSIGISASTIPSSTIVPSNSIGISASTIPSSTTVPSNSIGISASTIPSSTIVPSNSIGISASTIPSSTIVPSNSIGISASTIPSSTTVPSNSIGISASTIPSSTIVPSNSIGISASTIPSSTTVPSNSIGISASTIPSSTIVPSNSIGISASTIPSSTTVPSNSIGISASTIPSSTIVPSNSIGISAFTIPSSTIVPSNSIGISASVIPTSTTLPSNSIGISASSIPSSTIVPSNSIGISASTIPSSTTVPSNLNTIVTTYIAIATPIASSIRSSASIMPTATSMSSNSISTSASPILTTNTFPSNSIVYSSSIIPTSTTVPSSSFTYSQSPQTSSSGLQPSQSSLNQQTSTLKATSLFPAPSTLLYSSTQASAYPPSPSYSVSQTTPLTHVSTSDWLVSSSWSIVPSKTTVPMSSSAIVSQPPSTTPLPKTGGDKSVSFNDTELEAGLCLYADAKQGFGFAPHPQDCDKYIQCFLSNDRNVTASIRYCPRGLFWNQEKLTCVKPDGCNSITTCRDPCRYKFNGDTYRMDGGCGLYWECYKGVSHGRSCDPEEAYVPGRGCVYTPGCPHVSIRSTNCDDTCDARPLPDLSGYTTVLNLGAYKMACLYNTRFDIASCLCKPDHYFHEACHYTMKLDLRPRLSINGSWENNETSVASIDTRIDADQACNSICVDQKSRRPLALHFRYRRAPSPGAGNQREEILIRSRECSSGGLFALTEDGETLKVRLISKKGQIVVFSLPLLGLNDTDWRQVRVEYSKGELTMSVSTGRLTYTSFNKGGAHIQVGVCGWLVGDPGDLVKNVGSYTGELQEVYLSRCFEYGQ comes from the exons TCCAACGGGCGTACCGGGGTGCCAAAAGCCCTAATTCTTCTCACCGACGGCAGAGCGCGGCTACCCGACAAGGCTTTTGAG tcgGCACAAGTTTTACGTAACAACAGTGTCAGTGTCTGGGCCATAGGAGTGGGCACCAAGTATAGTCTATGGGAACTTCAACAAATTACAGCCAACATTACACGAGTCAATTCAACGAGTACTTTTAGCCAGCTGACGCCAGTTGACCTGGGCATTCCTCTTG ttcaagTTGAGAGTTCTTCGACGTCAACTGTAATCCCACCGGCTACGACTTCAACAGCGATGTCGAGCAGTACAGATACTGCTGCAACACTAACTTCGACAAGTTCCGTGAGCACAACAATACAGCCAAGCACCTCGCCAAGTTTTAGTGTGACGTCAGCTTCAAAGGCCAGCTCAAACACAGAAAAATTAATAACGACCTCAGATAAGCCCGTTTCCACGGCAACCCAATCTCTAGATATTTCGATGACAGCTACAAGTCAAGCCAGTTTAATCGCAGCAACATCTGCCTCAGCTATCACATCCACACCAACATCCGCACCAACATCCACACCAACATCCACACCAACATCCACACCAACATCCACACCAATTCTAACCAGTTTTACGCCAACAGTTTCAATAATAAGTTCGACTCCAATACTTTTCAGTTTCACTTCTGCTTCTAACATTCTAACAACCTCAATTCCATATAATTCAATTGCAACCTTAACTTCTGCCATTCCTTCATCAACAACAGTTCCCTCTAATTCTATTGGAATTTCTGCTTCCACCATTCCTTCATCAACAACAGTTCCCTCTAACTCTATTGGAATTTCTGCTTCCACCATTCCTTCCTCAACTATAGTTCCCTCTAATTCAATTGGAATTTCTGCTTCCACCATTCCTTCATCAACAACAGTTCCCTCTAATTCAATTGCAACTTCAACTTCTGCCATTCCTTCATCAACAACAGTTCCTTTTAATTCTATTGGAATTTCTGCTTCCACCATTCCTTCCTCAACTATAGTTTCCTCTAATTCAATTGGAATTTCTGCTTCCACCATTCCATCATCAACAACAGTTCCCTCTAATTCTATTCGAATTTCTGCTTCCACCATTCCTTCCTCAACTATAGTTCCCTCTAATTCTATTGGAATTTCTGCTTCCACCATTCCTTCATCAACTATAGTTCCCTCTAATTCAATTGGAATTTCTGCTTCCACCATTTCTTCATCAACAACAGTTCCCTTTAACTCAATTGGAATTTCTGCTTCCACCATTCCTTCCTCAACTATAGTTCCCTCTAATTCAATTGGAATTTCTGCTTCCACCATTCCTTCATCAACAACAGTTCCCTCTAATTCTATTCAAATTTCTGCTTCCACCATTCCTTCCTCAACTATAGTTCCCTCTAATTCTATTGGAATTTCTGCTTCCACCATTCCTTCATCAACTATAGTTCCCTCTAATTCAATTGGAATTTCTGCTTCCACCATTTCTTCATCAACAACAGTTATCTTTAACTCAATTGGAATTTCTGCTTCCACCATTCCTTCCTCAACTATAGTTCCCTCTAATTCTATTGGAATTTCTGCTTCCACCATTCCTTCATCAACAACAGTTCCCTCTAATTCAATTGGAATTTCTGCTTCCACCATTCCTTCATCAACTATAGTTCCCTCTAATTCTATTGGAATTTCTGCTTCCACCATTCCTTCCTCAACTATAGTTCCCTCTAATTCAATTGGAATTTCTGCTTCCACCATTCCTTCATCAACAACAGTTCCCTCTAATTCTATTGGAATTTCTGCTTCCACCATTCCTTCCTCAACTATAGTTCCCTCTAATTCAATTGGAATTTCTGCTTCCACCATTCCTTCATCAACAACAGTTCCCTCTAATTCAATTGGAATTTCTGCTTCCACCATTCCTTCATCAACTATAGTTCCCTCTAATTCAATTGGAATTTCTGCTTCCACCATTCCTTCATCAACAACAGTTCCCTCTAATTCAATTGGAATTTCTGCTTCCACCATTCCTTCATCAACTATAGTTCCCTCTAACTCAATTGGAATTTCTGCTTTCACCATTCCTTCCTCAACTATAGTTCCCTCTAATTCAATTGGAATTTCAGCTTCTGTTATTCCTACATCAACAACACTTCCCTCTAATTCTATTGGAATTTCAGCATCCTCCATTCCTTCATCAACTATAGTTCCCTCTAATTCAATTGGAATTTCAGCTTCAACAATTCCTTCATCAACAACAGTTCCCTCTAACTTAAATACTATTGTAACGACATACATTGCAATAGCGACCCCTATTGCCTCTTCAATAAGATCCTCAGCATCTATCATGCCTACAGCAACATCAATGTCATCTAATTCAATTTCAACTTCAGCGTCCCCCATTCTAACAACAAACACCTTTCCTTCTAATTCGATTGTATATTCATCTTCCATCATTCCTACATCAACCACAGTTCCCTCATCATCTTTTACCTATTCACAATCTCCTCAAACATCATCCTCTGGTTTGCAGCCTTCACAGTCATCTCTAAATCAGCAGACGTCTACTTTGAAAGCAACCAGTCTCTTTCCAGCACCTAGTACACTCCTATATTCCTCAACCCAGGCATCAGCCTATCCACCAAGTCCAAGCTACTCAGTCTCTCAGACCACCCCATTGACCCACGTTTCGACATCTGACTGGCTGGTGTCCAGTTCATGGTCAATAGTACCTTCCAAAACGACTGTGCCAATGTCTTCAAGCGCTATTGTATCTCAACCGCCATCCACGACTCCGTTGCCAAAGACAGGGGGAGACAAAAGTGTCTCTTTCAATGATACTGAGTTAG AGGCGGGGCTCTGTCTCTACGCCGATGCAAAACAAGGGTTTGGGTTCGCACCCCACCCCCAGGACTGTGACAAGTACATCCAGTGCTTCTTATCGAACGATAGAAACGTCACGGCTTCCATCAGATACTGTCCCCGAGGTCTATTCTGGAATCAGGAGAAGCTTACCTGTGTCAAACCAGACGGCTGTAACAGTATCACTACCTGCCGAG ACCCTTGTCGATACAAGTTCAACGGAGACACCTACAGAATGGACGGCGGCTGCGGCCTGTACTGGGAGTGCTACAAAGGCGTATCCCATGGAAGAAGCTGTGATCCCGAGGAAGCCTACGTTCCCGGTCGTGGATGTGTGTATACACCAGGCTGTCCCCATGTTAGTATAAGATCAACAAATTGTGACG ACACGTGTGACGCTCGTCCTCTGCCAGATCTTTCAGGCTACACCACAGTGCTGAATCTAGGAGCCTACAAAATGGCGTGTCTGTACAACACCCGCTTTGATATAGCCTCGTGCTTATGCAAACCTGATCACTATTTCCATGAAG CCTGTCACTACACCATGAAACTTGACCTCAGGCCTCGACTGTCGATCAACGGAAGCTGGGAGAATAATGAAACCAGTGTCGCTTCCATTGACACAAGAATAGATGCGGACCAAGCCTGCAACAGCATCTGCGTGGACCAGAAATCCAGAAGGCCTCTGGCATTGCACTTCAGGTACAGGAGGGCGCCTTCGCCAGGTGCAGGCAATCAACGAGAGGAAATATTGATTAGATCCAGGGAGTGCTCCAGTGGTGGACTTTTTGCATTGACCGAGGACGGCGAGACGTTGAAGGTCAGGTTGATTTCCAAGAAAGGTCAAATCGTGGTATTTTCTCTTCCGCTGTTG GGTTTGAACGATACTGATTGGAGACAGGTCAGAGTGGAGTACTCTAAGGGTGAACTCACCATGAGCGTCTCTACTGGACGATTGACGTACACATCCTTTAACAAAG GTGGTGCCCACATCCAGGTCGGTGTCTGCGGTTGGCTAGTTGGAGATCCTGGCGATCTGGTGAAAAATGTCGGAAGTTATACAGGAGAACTCCAAGAG GTTTATTTATCCAGATGTTTTGAGTACGGCCAATAG
- the LOC106068286 gene encoding serine-rich adhesin for platelets-like isoform X2 — protein sequence MTSLWLVMSIIALCWPPGLLAQTSLNFVKYDVIICVDSSVTIGLDNFRALLKSVLTEYIETWPIGEDAVKVGVIAFSTTLEVISMTGNLTLLEQKVPLMYYEGRSTNTHLALDQANTMFISNGRTGVPKALILLTDGRARLPDKAFESAQVLRNNSVSVWAIGVGTKYSLWELQQITANITRVNSTSTFSQLTPVDLGIPLVQVESSSTSTVIPPATTSTAMSSSTDTAATLTSTSSVSTTIQPSTSPSFSVTSASKASSNTEKLITTSDKPVSTATQSLDISMTATSQASLIAATSASAITSTPTSTPTSTPILTSFTPTVSIISSTPILFSFTSASNILTTSIPYNSIATLTSAIPSSTTVPSNSIGISASTIPSSTTVPSNSIGISASTIPSSTIVPSNSIGISASTIPSSTTVPSNSIATSTSAIPSSTTVPFNSIGISASTIPSSTIVSSNSIGISASTIPSSTTVPSNSIRISASTIPSSTIVPSNSIGISASTIPSSTIVPSNSIGISASTISSSTTVPFNSIGISASTIPSSTIVPSNSIGISASTIPSSTTVPSNSIQISASTIPSSTIVPSNSIGISASTIPSSTIVPSNSIGISASTISSSTTVIFNSIGISASTIPSSTIVPSNSIGISASTIPSSTTVPSNSIGISASTIPSSTIVPSNSIGISASTIPSSTIVPSNSIGISASTIPSSTTVPSNSIGISASTIPSSTIVPSNSIGISASTIPSSTTVPSNSIGISASTIPSSTIVPSNSIGISASTIPSSTTVPSNSIGISASTIPSSTIVPSNSIGISAFTIPSSTIVPSNSIGISASVIPTSTTLPSNSIGISASSIPSSTIVPSNSIGISASTIPSSTTVPSNLNTIVTTYIAIATPIASSIRSSASIMPTATSMSSNSISTSASPILTTNTFPSNSIVYSSSIIPTSTTVPSSSFTYSQSPQTSSSGLQPSQSSLNQQTSTLKATSLFPAPSTLLYSSTQASAYPPSPSYSVSQTTPLTHVSTSDWLVSSSWSIVPSKTTVPMSSSAIVSQPPSTTPLPKTGGDKSVSFNDTELEAGLCLYADAKQGFGFAPHPQDCDKYIQCFLSNDRNVTASIRYCPRGLFWNQEKLTCVKPDGCNSITTCRDPCRYKFNGDTYRMDGGCGLYWECYKGVSHGRSCDPEEAYVPGRGCVYTPGCPHVSIRSTNCDDTCDARPLPDLSGYTTVLNLGAYKMACLYNTRFDIASCLCKPDHYFHEACHYTMKLDLRPRLSINGSWENNETSVASIDTRIDADQACNSICVDQKSRRPLALHFRYRRAPSPGAGNQREEILIRSRECSSGGLFALTEDGETLKVRLISKKGQIVVFSLPLLGLNDTDWRQVRVEYSKGELTMSVSTGRLTYTSFNKGGAHIQVGVCGWLVGDPGDLVKNVGSYTGELQEVYLSRCFEYGQ from the exons TCCAACGGGCGTACCGGGGTGCCAAAAGCCCTAATTCTTCTCACCGACGGCAGAGCGCGGCTACCCGACAAGGCTTTTGAG tcgGCACAAGTTTTACGTAACAACAGTGTCAGTGTCTGGGCCATAGGAGTGGGCACCAAGTATAGTCTATGGGAACTTCAACAAATTACAGCCAACATTACACGAGTCAATTCAACGAGTACTTTTAGCCAGCTGACGCCAGTTGACCTGGGCATTCCTCTTG ttcaagTTGAGAGTTCTTCGACGTCAACTGTAATCCCACCGGCTACGACTTCAACAGCGATGTCGAGCAGTACAGATACTGCTGCAACACTAACTTCGACAAGTTCCGTGAGCACAACAATACAGCCAAGCACCTCGCCAAGTTTTAGTGTGACGTCAGCTTCAAAGGCCAGCTCAAACACAGAAAAATTAATAACGACCTCAGATAAGCCCGTTTCCACGGCAACCCAATCTCTAGATATTTCGATGACAGCTACAAGTCAAGCCAGTTTAATCGCAGCAACATCTGCCTCAGCTATC ACATCCACACCAACATCCACACCAACATCCACACCAATTCTAACCAGTTTTACGCCAACAGTTTCAATAATAAGTTCGACTCCAATACTTTTCAGTTTCACTTCTGCTTCTAACATTCTAACAACCTCAATTCCATATAATTCAATTGCAACCTTAACTTCTGCCATTCCTTCATCAACAACAGTTCCCTCTAATTCTATTGGAATTTCTGCTTCCACCATTCCTTCATCAACAACAGTTCCCTCTAACTCTATTGGAATTTCTGCTTCCACCATTCCTTCCTCAACTATAGTTCCCTCTAATTCAATTGGAATTTCTGCTTCCACCATTCCTTCATCAACAACAGTTCCCTCTAATTCAATTGCAACTTCAACTTCTGCCATTCCTTCATCAACAACAGTTCCTTTTAATTCTATTGGAATTTCTGCTTCCACCATTCCTTCCTCAACTATAGTTTCCTCTAATTCAATTGGAATTTCTGCTTCCACCATTCCATCATCAACAACAGTTCCCTCTAATTCTATTCGAATTTCTGCTTCCACCATTCCTTCCTCAACTATAGTTCCCTCTAATTCTATTGGAATTTCTGCTTCCACCATTCCTTCATCAACTATAGTTCCCTCTAATTCAATTGGAATTTCTGCTTCCACCATTTCTTCATCAACAACAGTTCCCTTTAACTCAATTGGAATTTCTGCTTCCACCATTCCTTCCTCAACTATAGTTCCCTCTAATTCAATTGGAATTTCTGCTTCCACCATTCCTTCATCAACAACAGTTCCCTCTAATTCTATTCAAATTTCTGCTTCCACCATTCCTTCCTCAACTATAGTTCCCTCTAATTCTATTGGAATTTCTGCTTCCACCATTCCTTCATCAACTATAGTTCCCTCTAATTCAATTGGAATTTCTGCTTCCACCATTTCTTCATCAACAACAGTTATCTTTAACTCAATTGGAATTTCTGCTTCCACCATTCCTTCCTCAACTATAGTTCCCTCTAATTCTATTGGAATTTCTGCTTCCACCATTCCTTCATCAACAACAGTTCCCTCTAATTCAATTGGAATTTCTGCTTCCACCATTCCTTCATCAACTATAGTTCCCTCTAATTCTATTGGAATTTCTGCTTCCACCATTCCTTCCTCAACTATAGTTCCCTCTAATTCAATTGGAATTTCTGCTTCCACCATTCCTTCATCAACAACAGTTCCCTCTAATTCTATTGGAATTTCTGCTTCCACCATTCCTTCCTCAACTATAGTTCCCTCTAATTCAATTGGAATTTCTGCTTCCACCATTCCTTCATCAACAACAGTTCCCTCTAATTCAATTGGAATTTCTGCTTCCACCATTCCTTCATCAACTATAGTTCCCTCTAATTCAATTGGAATTTCTGCTTCCACCATTCCTTCATCAACAACAGTTCCCTCTAATTCAATTGGAATTTCTGCTTCCACCATTCCTTCATCAACTATAGTTCCCTCTAACTCAATTGGAATTTCTGCTTTCACCATTCCTTCCTCAACTATAGTTCCCTCTAATTCAATTGGAATTTCAGCTTCTGTTATTCCTACATCAACAACACTTCCCTCTAATTCTATTGGAATTTCAGCATCCTCCATTCCTTCATCAACTATAGTTCCCTCTAATTCAATTGGAATTTCAGCTTCAACAATTCCTTCATCAACAACAGTTCCCTCTAACTTAAATACTATTGTAACGACATACATTGCAATAGCGACCCCTATTGCCTCTTCAATAAGATCCTCAGCATCTATCATGCCTACAGCAACATCAATGTCATCTAATTCAATTTCAACTTCAGCGTCCCCCATTCTAACAACAAACACCTTTCCTTCTAATTCGATTGTATATTCATCTTCCATCATTCCTACATCAACCACAGTTCCCTCATCATCTTTTACCTATTCACAATCTCCTCAAACATCATCCTCTGGTTTGCAGCCTTCACAGTCATCTCTAAATCAGCAGACGTCTACTTTGAAAGCAACCAGTCTCTTTCCAGCACCTAGTACACTCCTATATTCCTCAACCCAGGCATCAGCCTATCCACCAAGTCCAAGCTACTCAGTCTCTCAGACCACCCCATTGACCCACGTTTCGACATCTGACTGGCTGGTGTCCAGTTCATGGTCAATAGTACCTTCCAAAACGACTGTGCCAATGTCTTCAAGCGCTATTGTATCTCAACCGCCATCCACGACTCCGTTGCCAAAGACAGGGGGAGACAAAAGTGTCTCTTTCAATGATACTGAGTTAG AGGCGGGGCTCTGTCTCTACGCCGATGCAAAACAAGGGTTTGGGTTCGCACCCCACCCCCAGGACTGTGACAAGTACATCCAGTGCTTCTTATCGAACGATAGAAACGTCACGGCTTCCATCAGATACTGTCCCCGAGGTCTATTCTGGAATCAGGAGAAGCTTACCTGTGTCAAACCAGACGGCTGTAACAGTATCACTACCTGCCGAG ACCCTTGTCGATACAAGTTCAACGGAGACACCTACAGAATGGACGGCGGCTGCGGCCTGTACTGGGAGTGCTACAAAGGCGTATCCCATGGAAGAAGCTGTGATCCCGAGGAAGCCTACGTTCCCGGTCGTGGATGTGTGTATACACCAGGCTGTCCCCATGTTAGTATAAGATCAACAAATTGTGACG ACACGTGTGACGCTCGTCCTCTGCCAGATCTTTCAGGCTACACCACAGTGCTGAATCTAGGAGCCTACAAAATGGCGTGTCTGTACAACACCCGCTTTGATATAGCCTCGTGCTTATGCAAACCTGATCACTATTTCCATGAAG CCTGTCACTACACCATGAAACTTGACCTCAGGCCTCGACTGTCGATCAACGGAAGCTGGGAGAATAATGAAACCAGTGTCGCTTCCATTGACACAAGAATAGATGCGGACCAAGCCTGCAACAGCATCTGCGTGGACCAGAAATCCAGAAGGCCTCTGGCATTGCACTTCAGGTACAGGAGGGCGCCTTCGCCAGGTGCAGGCAATCAACGAGAGGAAATATTGATTAGATCCAGGGAGTGCTCCAGTGGTGGACTTTTTGCATTGACCGAGGACGGCGAGACGTTGAAGGTCAGGTTGATTTCCAAGAAAGGTCAAATCGTGGTATTTTCTCTTCCGCTGTTG GGTTTGAACGATACTGATTGGAGACAGGTCAGAGTGGAGTACTCTAAGGGTGAACTCACCATGAGCGTCTCTACTGGACGATTGACGTACACATCCTTTAACAAAG GTGGTGCCCACATCCAGGTCGGTGTCTGCGGTTGGCTAGTTGGAGATCCTGGCGATCTGGTGAAAAATGTCGGAAGTTATACAGGAGAACTCCAAGAG GTTTATTTATCCAGATGTTTTGAGTACGGCCAATAG